In one window of Pseudopipra pipra isolate bDixPip1 chromosome 27, bDixPip1.hap1, whole genome shotgun sequence DNA:
- the LOC135403449 gene encoding excitatory amino acid transporter 5-like, translating into MWECVRRAVLHSLSTVLLRLWKWLRAFWYKNGLLTLSMLSVATGCLLGFLLRTLELTDLEKQYFSFPGELLMRMLKMLILPLITSSLMSGLATMDSKACGKMGVITITYYLWTTFLAVTVGIILVVSIHPGAAAQKDNDTVGKVVLSSADALLDLIRNMFPSNLVEASFQQYRTVLVPVVKSPGSPEVPGKPVNFIYFAPDDQNPEIHRPVFLELTPSPEMTYRTLAGTSNEMNVLGIVIFSATIGLLLGKMGERGAPLVNVCQCLNEAVMKIVSMAVWYFPFGIVFLIAGKILEMEDPSVIGQKLGLYVITVVSGLAVHGLVILPLLFVLITKKNPFAFIQGILQALLIALATSSSSATLPITLKCLLENNGIDRRVARFVLPVGATINMDGTALYEAVAAIFIAQVNEYELDLGQIITISITASAASIGAAGIPQSGLVTMVIVLTSVGLPTEDITLIIAVDWALDRLRTMTNVLGDALAAGIIAHVCEKDFAPKPPPVRPARLGGQGNSAQTQGTGSLQKLKLCFLFLQQKPVNNIDKLPSTETSHPHPKGNVIEMIEETLVDPTGVHYSICQV; encoded by the exons ATGTGGGAGTGTGTCAGGAGAGCTGTGCTGCACTCCCTGTCCACGGTCCTCCTGCGCCTCTGGAAGTGGCTGCGTGCTTTCTGGTACAAAAATGGCCTCCTGACCCTCTCGATGCTGTCGGTTGCCACCGGGTGCCTCCTGGGGTTCCTGCTGCGGACGCTGGAGCTGACGGACCTG gagaagcagtatttttcctttcctggagaGCTTCTCATGAGGATGCTGAAGATGCTGATCCTGCCCTTGATCACCTCCAG CCTCATGTCCGGTTTGGCCACCATGGACTCCAAGGCCTGTGGGAAGATGGGGGTGATCACCATCACCTACTACCTTTGGACAACCTTCCTGGCAGTGACTGTGGGGATCATCCTCGTGGTCAGCATCCaccctggggcagctgcccagAAGGACAATGACACTGTGGGGAAGGTGGTGCTGAGCTCCGCTGACGCGCTGCTGGATTTGATCAG AAACATGTTTCCTTCTAACCTGGTTGAAGCTTCATTCCAGCAG TATCGAACTGTTCTTGTCCCGGTGGTGAAGTCTCCCGGCTCCCCAGAGGTCCCAGGGAAACCTGTCAACTTTATTTACTTCGCACCCGACGACCAAAACCCCGAAATCCACCGGCCCGTGTTCCTGGAGCTGACGCCGTCCCCCGAGATGACCTACAGGACCCTGGCTGGGACCAGCAACGAGATGAACGTCCTGGGGATCGTCATCTTCTCAGCAACAATAG GACTTCTCCTGGGAAAAATGGGCGAGCGAGGAGCCCCCCTGGTTAACGTGTGCCAGTGCCTGAACGAAGCAGTTATGAAAATTGTCTCGATGGCCGTTTG GTACTTCCCCTTTGGCATTGTGTTTCTCATTGCTGGAAAGATCCTGGAGATGGAAGATCCATCAGTTATAGGACAGAAGCTGGGACTGTATGTCATTACAGTGGTGTCAGGGCTTGCTGTGCACGGACTCGTCATTTTACCTCTGCTTTTTGTGCTCATAACTAAGAAAAACCCCTTTGCTTTCATTCAGGGGATCCTGCAAGCCTTGCTGATCGCCTTAGCTACATCCTCCAG ctcagccacCCTGCCCATCACCCTCAAGTGTCTCCTGGAGAACAACGGCATCGACAGGCGCGTGGCGCGGTTCGTGCTCCCCGTCGGTGCCACCATCAACATGGACGGCACCGCCCTCTACGAGGCCGTGGCTGCCATCTTCATCGCCCAGGTCAACGAGTATGAACTGGATCTGGGACAAATTATAACCATAAG CATCACGGCCTCGGCCGCCAGCATCGGCGCCGCCGGGATCCCGCAGTCCGGGCTCGTCACCATGGTCATCGTGCTCACCTCGGTGGGGCTCCCGACTGAGGACATCACCCTCATCATCGCCGTCGACTGGGCTCT GGACCGGCTGCGGACGATGACCAACGTCCTGGGGGACGCCCTGGCCGCCGGGATCATCGCCCACGTCTGCGAGAAAGACTTTGCCCCAAAGCCCCCCCCGGTACGTCCAGCgcggctgggagggcaggggaatTCAGCACAGACACAGGGCACGGGCTCCCTCCAGAAATTAAAACTGTGCTTTCTCTTTTTGCAGCAAAAGCCAGTGAACAACATAGACAAGCTTCCCTCCACAGAGACCTCACACCCGCATCCCAAAGGCAACGTGATTGAAATGATTGAAGAAACCCTGGTGGATCCGACAGGAGTTCACTACAGCATCTGCCAGGTGTAG